In a single window of the Arachis hypogaea cultivar Tifrunner chromosome 6, arahy.Tifrunner.gnm2.J5K5, whole genome shotgun sequence genome:
- the LOC112696155 gene encoding LEC14B protein has translation MYAISPAIHAEEMGYAMSRLEIDSDVSDDGSAIFEDCTSQPTKKPLNYLDNEISQLTKLKSTPHQLLGQVGPGRPELPVSPVKLLAGRESNYSGRGRFSSADCCHLLSRYLPVNGPSLIDQMASRAYVSQFSADGSLFVAGFQGSHIRIYNVDEGWKVKKNILAKSLRWTITDTSLSPDQRYLVYASMSPIVHIVNIGSSETESLANVTEIHDGLDLSSSDDGGYSVGIFTVKFSTDGRELVAGSSGDSIYVYDLEANKLSLRILAHTSDVNTVCFADEASHLIYSGSDDTFCKVWDRRCLNSRGKPAGVLMGHLEGITFIDSRGDGRYFISNGKDQTIKLWDIRKMSSNVTCNPGYRSYEWDYRWMDYPPQAKNLKHPCDQSVATYRGHSVLRTLIRCYFSPAFSTGQKYIYTGSHNACVYIYDLVSGAQVATLKHHKSPVRDCSWHPFQTTLVSSSWDGDVVKWGFDGSAEVPPLSAKRRASRRRNS, from the exons ATGTATGCTATATCCCCCGCGATTCACGCTGAAGAGATGGGTTATGCTATGAGTAGACTGGAGATTGATTCTGACGTCTCCGACGATGGAAGTGCCATTTTTGAAGATTGTACTAGTCAACCGACCAAAAAACCCTTGAACTATTTAGACAATGAGATTTCTCAGCTCACAAAGTTGAAGTCGACGCCTCATCAATTGCTAGGCCAAGTTGGACCTGGAAGGCCTGAGTTGCCAGTTTCACCTGTAAAGTTGCTTGCAGGTCGGGAATCCAATTATTCAGGGCGAGGAAGGTTTTCGTCGGCCGACTGTTGTCATCTTTTAAGCAGATATTTGCCGGTAAATGGTCCCTCACTTATTGACCAAATGGCAAGTCGAGCATATGTCTCGCAGTTTTCAGCCGATGGTTCTCTCTTTGTTGCTGGGTTTCAG GGAAGCCACATAAGAATATACAATGTGGATGAAGGTTGGAAAGTTAAGAAGAATATTCTAGCCAAAAGTTTGAGATGGACAATAACTGATACATCTCTTTCTCCTGATCAACGCTATCTT GTTTATGCCAGCATGTCACCTATCGTACACATTGTAAATATTGGATCTTCTGAAACAGAGTCTCTAGCAAATGTTACG GAAATCCATGATGGTTTGGATCTTTCTTCAAGTGATGATGGAGGTTACTCTGTTGGGATATTCACTGTGAAATTCTCAACAGATGGGAGAGAATTAGTTGCAGGAAGCAGTGGTGATTCTATATATGTTTATGATCTTGAAGCAAATAAGCTTTCACTTCGAATTTTAGCTCACACG TCAGATGTGAACACCgtatgctttgctgatgaagctAGCCATCTTATTTACTCCGGTAGTGATGATACTTTTTGCAAG GTATGGGATCGGCGTTGCTTAAATTCTAGAGGTAAGCCCGCAGGGGTCCTCATGGGCCACCTCGAGGGGATCACATTTATCGATAGCCGTGGGGATGGGCGTTATTTCATTTCAAATGGTAAAGATCAGACCATCAAACTTTGGGATATACGCAAAATGTCATCCAATGTTACGTG CAATCCTGGCTATAGGAGTTATGAATGGGATTATAGGTGGATGGATTACCCACCTCAAGCCAAAAATTTGAAGCACCCTTGTGATCAGTCTGTGGCTACATATAGAGGCCATTCAGTCTTGCGCACTCTTATCCGCTGCTATTTCTCCCCAGCATTTAG CACTGGCCAAAAGTACATCTATACTGGATCACACAATGCATGTGTTTACATATATGATTTG GTTAGCGGAGCTCAAGTTGCAACACTAAAGCATCATAAATCACCTGTAAGAGATTGTAGTTGGCATCCATTCCAAACTACACTTGTTAGCTCTTCTTGGGACGGTGACGTTGTCAAATGGGGATTTGATGGCAGTGCTGAAGTACCTCCCCTCTCCGCGAAAAGGAGGGCCTCCAGAAGGAGAAATTCTTAG
- the LOC112696154 gene encoding pentatricopeptide repeat-containing protein At2g30780 isoform X1, protein MKRVWRFTSDAVAQAEHFCFHSHGIPNPKPNIPSFTTTTAAFTSPGLTRRHCTSGTPPPPHPLQDITPLFIEKRRLPFGEDLINKASVLKNQLVLEASDSNRVIEILDENSGSLIESHVGGSVLLELLNQLDSWPSLALQVFDWRREKKNSGVDSPMSVYEYSKGIKAAGRCKDVHHAVEIFRDAVKKGMRTTSTYNALMSAFMFNGLAKMCHELFCDMKKHAACPPSIATYNILISLYSRLVLVDYMEETYQAIKESDLQLSENTYNYLIAGYISASMWHDMERVFQMMKGGPVKPNLKTHLLMLRGYGQSGNLEKMEEMYSLVRDHVNKKEIPLIRAMICAYCKSSDSDRVKKVEGLLKLIPQEHYRPWLNALLIKLYSQEDWLEEMEITINEAFECRTRIASASTMRCITATYYRCNAIERLENFVKRAECGGWRICRSLYHCKLVLYGSHNRIDEMRYVFDEMEGVKINCTKKTLWIMYKAYLNHGQRSMVLKILGQMFKHGYEVPLHAFPS, encoded by the exons ATGAAGCGAGTTTGGAGATTCACTTCAGACGCAGTAGCGCAAGCCGAACACTTCTGCTTCCACTCCCATGGCATCCCTAACCCTAAACCTAATATTCCGTCCTTTACTACCACCACTGCCGCATTCACATCGCCTGGCCTCACGCGCCGCCACTGCACCTCCGGTACCCCTCCTCCTCCTCACCCGCTTCAAGATATTACTCCCCTCTTCATCGAGAAACGCAGGCTTCCGTTCGGAGAGGATCTCATCAATAAAGCATCGGTTTTGAAGAACCAATTGGTTCTCGAAGCCTCGGATTCCAATCGGGTAATTGAGATCCTCGATGAGAACTCTGGATCACTGATTGAAAGTCATGTAGGTGGATCTGTGCTGCTCGAGCTCTTGAATCAGTTGGATTCGTGGCCTTCCTTGGCCCTTCAG GTGTTTGATtggaggagggagaagaagaattctGGTGTTGACTCCCCAATGAGTGTATATGAGTATTCTAAGGGCATAAAAGCTGCAGGTAGATGTAAAGATGTTCATCATGCCGTTGAGATCTTTCGAGACGCTGTGAAGAAGGGCATGAGAACGACCAGCACTTACAATGCATTGATGAGTGCTTTTATGTTCAATGGTCTTGCAAAGATGTGTCACGAGTTGTTCTGTGATATGAAGAAGCATGCAGCTTGTCCTCCTTCAATTGCCACATACAATATTCTCATATCTCTTTACTCTCGCTTGGTGCTGGTGGATTACATGGAAGAAACATACCAGGCGATAAAAGAGTCGGACCTCCAACTCAGTGAGAATACTTATAATTATTTGATTGCTGGATATATCTCGGCTTCGATGTGGCATGACATGGAGAGAGTTTTTCAAATGATGAAGGGAGGCCCTGTCAAGCCTAACTTGAAAACCCACCTGCTAATGCTTCGAGGCTATGGACAATCAGGTAATCTGGAGAAGATGGAAGAGATGTATTCTCTAGTAAGGGATCAtgtaaacaaaaaagaaattccATTGATCAGGGCCATGATATGTGCGTATTGTAAAAGTTCAGATTCGGATAGAGTGAAGAAGGTAGAGGGATTGCTGAAGCTTATTCCACAAGAACATTACAGACCATGGTTGAACGCCTTGTTGATTAAGCTCTATTCCCAGGAGGACTGGTTAGAGGAAATGGAGATTACAATTAATGAGGCTTTTGAGTGCAGAACCCGGATAGCCTCAGCAAGTACTATGAGATGCATTACTGCAACTTATTATCGGTGTAATGCAATAGAAAGGCTAGAAAATTTTGTGAAACGTGCTGAATGTGGTGGGTGGAGAATCTGTCGGTCCTTGTATCATTGTAAGCTTGTCTTATATGGATCACATAATCGTATTGATGAGATGCGTTATGTCTTTGATGAAATGGAAGGTGTTAAAATTAATTGCACAAAAAAAACATTGTGGATAATGTACAAAGCTTACCTGAACCATGGTCAGAGATCCATGGTTCTGAAAATACTGGGACAAATGTTCAAGCATGGTTATGAAGTCCCCTTGCATGCATTTCCATCATAA
- the LOC112696154 gene encoding pentatricopeptide repeat-containing protein At2g30780 isoform X2, with amino-acid sequence MKRVWRFTSDAVAQAEHFCFHSHGIPNPKPNIPSFTTTTAAFTSPGLTRRHCTSGTPPPPHPLQDITPLFIEKRRLPFGEDLINKASVLKNQLVLEASDSNRVIEILDENSGSLIESHVGGSVLLELLNQLDSWPSLALQVFDWRREKKNSGVDSPMSVYEYSKGIKAAGRCKDVHHAVEIFRDAVKKGMRTTSTYNALMSAFMFNGLAKMCHELFCDMKKHAACPPSIATYNILISLYSRLVLVDYMEETYQAIKESDLQLSENTYNYLIAGYISASMWHDMERVFQMMKGGPVKPNLKTHLLMLRGYGQSGNLEKMEEMYSLVRDHVNKKEIPLIRAMICAYCKSSDSDRVKKVEGLLKLIPQEHYRPWLNALLIKLYSQEDWLEEMEITINEAFECRTRIASASTMRCITATYYRCNAIERLENFVKRAECGGWRICRSLYHLVIADGVVHVQSLGDEGSPTH; translated from the exons ATGAAGCGAGTTTGGAGATTCACTTCAGACGCAGTAGCGCAAGCCGAACACTTCTGCTTCCACTCCCATGGCATCCCTAACCCTAAACCTAATATTCCGTCCTTTACTACCACCACTGCCGCATTCACATCGCCTGGCCTCACGCGCCGCCACTGCACCTCCGGTACCCCTCCTCCTCCTCACCCGCTTCAAGATATTACTCCCCTCTTCATCGAGAAACGCAGGCTTCCGTTCGGAGAGGATCTCATCAATAAAGCATCGGTTTTGAAGAACCAATTGGTTCTCGAAGCCTCGGATTCCAATCGGGTAATTGAGATCCTCGATGAGAACTCTGGATCACTGATTGAAAGTCATGTAGGTGGATCTGTGCTGCTCGAGCTCTTGAATCAGTTGGATTCGTGGCCTTCCTTGGCCCTTCAG GTGTTTGATtggaggagggagaagaagaattctGGTGTTGACTCCCCAATGAGTGTATATGAGTATTCTAAGGGCATAAAAGCTGCAGGTAGATGTAAAGATGTTCATCATGCCGTTGAGATCTTTCGAGACGCTGTGAAGAAGGGCATGAGAACGACCAGCACTTACAATGCATTGATGAGTGCTTTTATGTTCAATGGTCTTGCAAAGATGTGTCACGAGTTGTTCTGTGATATGAAGAAGCATGCAGCTTGTCCTCCTTCAATTGCCACATACAATATTCTCATATCTCTTTACTCTCGCTTGGTGCTGGTGGATTACATGGAAGAAACATACCAGGCGATAAAAGAGTCGGACCTCCAACTCAGTGAGAATACTTATAATTATTTGATTGCTGGATATATCTCGGCTTCGATGTGGCATGACATGGAGAGAGTTTTTCAAATGATGAAGGGAGGCCCTGTCAAGCCTAACTTGAAAACCCACCTGCTAATGCTTCGAGGCTATGGACAATCAGGTAATCTGGAGAAGATGGAAGAGATGTATTCTCTAGTAAGGGATCAtgtaaacaaaaaagaaattccATTGATCAGGGCCATGATATGTGCGTATTGTAAAAGTTCAGATTCGGATAGAGTGAAGAAGGTAGAGGGATTGCTGAAGCTTATTCCACAAGAACATTACAGACCATGGTTGAACGCCTTGTTGATTAAGCTCTATTCCCAGGAGGACTGGTTAGAGGAAATGGAGATTACAATTAATGAGGCTTTTGAGTGCAGAACCCGGATAGCCTCAGCAAGTACTATGAGATGCATTACTGCAACTTATTATCGGTGTAATGCAATAGAAAGGCTAGAAAATTTTGTGAAACGTGCTGAATGTGGTGGGTGGAGAATCTGTCGGTCCTTGTATCATT TAGTTATTGCAGATGGTGTTGTACATGTGCAGTCTTTGGGAGATGAAGGGTCCCCAACACATTGA
- the LOC112696154 gene encoding pentatricopeptide repeat-containing protein At2g30780 isoform X3 — protein sequence MKRVWRFTSDAVAQAEHFCFHSHGIPNPKPNIPSFTTTTAAFTSPGLTRRHCTSGTPPPPHPLQDITPLFIEKRRLPFGEDLINKASVLKNQLVLEASDSNRVIEILDENSGSLIESHVGGSVLLELLNQLDSWPSLALQVFDWRREKKNSGVDSPMSVYEYSKGIKAAGRCKDVHHAVEIFRDAVKKGMRTTSTYNALMSAFMFNGLAKMCHELFCDMKKHAACPPSIATYNILISLYSRLVLVDYMEETYQAIKESDLQLSENTYNYLIAGYISASMWHDMERVFQMMKGGPVKPNLKTHLLMLRGYGQSGNLEKMEEMYSLVRDHVNKKEIPLIRAMICAYCKSSDSDRVKKVEGLLKLIPQEHYRPWLNALLIKLYSQEDWLEEMEITINEAFECRTRIASASTMRCITATYYRCNAIERLENFVKRAECGGWRICRSLYHFIADGVVHVQSLGDEGSPTH from the exons ATGAAGCGAGTTTGGAGATTCACTTCAGACGCAGTAGCGCAAGCCGAACACTTCTGCTTCCACTCCCATGGCATCCCTAACCCTAAACCTAATATTCCGTCCTTTACTACCACCACTGCCGCATTCACATCGCCTGGCCTCACGCGCCGCCACTGCACCTCCGGTACCCCTCCTCCTCCTCACCCGCTTCAAGATATTACTCCCCTCTTCATCGAGAAACGCAGGCTTCCGTTCGGAGAGGATCTCATCAATAAAGCATCGGTTTTGAAGAACCAATTGGTTCTCGAAGCCTCGGATTCCAATCGGGTAATTGAGATCCTCGATGAGAACTCTGGATCACTGATTGAAAGTCATGTAGGTGGATCTGTGCTGCTCGAGCTCTTGAATCAGTTGGATTCGTGGCCTTCCTTGGCCCTTCAG GTGTTTGATtggaggagggagaagaagaattctGGTGTTGACTCCCCAATGAGTGTATATGAGTATTCTAAGGGCATAAAAGCTGCAGGTAGATGTAAAGATGTTCATCATGCCGTTGAGATCTTTCGAGACGCTGTGAAGAAGGGCATGAGAACGACCAGCACTTACAATGCATTGATGAGTGCTTTTATGTTCAATGGTCTTGCAAAGATGTGTCACGAGTTGTTCTGTGATATGAAGAAGCATGCAGCTTGTCCTCCTTCAATTGCCACATACAATATTCTCATATCTCTTTACTCTCGCTTGGTGCTGGTGGATTACATGGAAGAAACATACCAGGCGATAAAAGAGTCGGACCTCCAACTCAGTGAGAATACTTATAATTATTTGATTGCTGGATATATCTCGGCTTCGATGTGGCATGACATGGAGAGAGTTTTTCAAATGATGAAGGGAGGCCCTGTCAAGCCTAACTTGAAAACCCACCTGCTAATGCTTCGAGGCTATGGACAATCAGGTAATCTGGAGAAGATGGAAGAGATGTATTCTCTAGTAAGGGATCAtgtaaacaaaaaagaaattccATTGATCAGGGCCATGATATGTGCGTATTGTAAAAGTTCAGATTCGGATAGAGTGAAGAAGGTAGAGGGATTGCTGAAGCTTATTCCACAAGAACATTACAGACCATGGTTGAACGCCTTGTTGATTAAGCTCTATTCCCAGGAGGACTGGTTAGAGGAAATGGAGATTACAATTAATGAGGCTTTTGAGTGCAGAACCCGGATAGCCTCAGCAAGTACTATGAGATGCATTACTGCAACTTATTATCGGTGTAATGCAATAGAAAGGCTAGAAAATTTTGTGAAACGTGCTGAATGTGGTGGGTGGAGAATCTGTCGGTCCTTGTATCATT TTATTGCAGATGGTGTTGTACATGTGCAGTCTTTGGGAGATGAAGGGTCCCCAACACATTGA